In Pseudomonadales bacterium, a single window of DNA contains:
- a CDS encoding putative Ig domain-containing protein yields MLTRTGWVGRDDALLVRDRSANGGIDTGAELFGDFTPLSDGTLAANGFAALAALDTGGDGKIDANDPAFAELRLWQDANQDGSTDAGELIALADAGIASLDLAHTLRNQDLANGNQLAREGSFTRSDGTTAPMGEFGLATDTFSTRFAVDIEVPEALRSLPNMGGAGNVRELQQAAATSASLLDVLGEFQSATTRVEQKALLDELLTVWANTSGMARNLEERAAGKYRIQYEAFGDDRRSANVTMASSVITGPDRVTSSASFLSDADDPQLSEAYRNAIAEWNRKLHVLEAFNGQYFFNLPTQKSQTSGANWGLSISSATTASSNNGGAATFLSLPILRVNLAEPQLDLLQQAYDVLKENVYASLAMQTRLKPYLDQIAVVIDDAGVRLDATLLNQALTARKLADPQSYLSDVLDLDRYASGFLSGSNWRGLADFDSVLESLPDSPDTRALLAEFGLRRLGSSDDIAVLPDSADLLLAGDGNDSLYGLNGNDRLFGEGGDDRSYGGYGNDLLSGGAGDDQLHGEAGADLYVFGRGFGHDVIHDTAENGVRRDRVHFTGLAPADVGLSLDPRDALIFTVLDTGESLSIPRQGYAGRHNGVGQYVFDDGTTWSHDDALRATVAASSDGNDVIHGSPAPEPIVGLAGNDVLIGNAGDDVIDGSSGNDLLIGSSGWHRVLEDGVYRQIRSTTPTIDANGNDSYLFGRGDGLDTVLDGDSTPGNVDTLHFRDAVAPADVKLSRQGEDLILAIRDTDDRVTLRQYFHTGPRVDETPWLIEHITFADGTRWTLDDVQAVLFAGSEDAETIVGSRQSDTLSGLGGDDTLLGEAGDDGLQGGAGDDRLFGGAAHDILDGGAGNDVLYGGADLTPSGVIRENDGSGDAYRFGRGDGHDIVIDDSWLEAEGDRIELKSGLTADDVRLERVVNRNGWRTTDDLKFTIRDTGETLLVRKHFDAGNRYAIEEITFSDGTLWDAEAIRSRVLLGDAGNDVLSGFNDRDDVLAGAGGDDVLAGGSGSDTYLSGFGDGNDVIDEGDTTGEDAVELESGVAPNDVTIRWTLLGDMRITLADGSGLGVRRQSDDGSGRIGIEQLRFADGTRWSRDELAQRAIAATAGDDFIVGGRGDDILDGGSGNDRFQDRGGYDSYLFGLGDGHDVIADHGGRIVFKTGIGPNDAGFSHDGNDLIVTVATSGDSLRIADWLGDRERLDSFEFANGARLDSDDVLGTLHVDEDTEILYGSPGADTLTGSDKHSTIHGREGDDILTGGAGSDHLYGDESDDTLEGGPDRDELFGGSGNNTYILERGSALDWAFGESLDVAGDTVVFAAGIRPEDVSVQLGDAGGWWDPQPGDVGYDSLVIGFGGNDALIVGTRNGDDLARGAIQQFRFDDGTTWTLSDLIARADDGKMGWQQREQDDPLTILGSQADDSISDYSGQSVSVQARGNDDYITLAGGDSRVAAGTGNDYIGTGAGDDLIAGEVGDDEIMAGDGDDVIGFNHGDGHDRLGAGDGTDTLSLGATITPAMLGAASGRDGSTVLPIDGGAGGTITLLDCTADDPAGGLERIQFIDGQGSTRIFDLVGWLRANAAALATATAESPLAFDGTGFELSGRTMPAGGLEVVAYAQTGDLFATAHPADNSASDGNDALYGTPGDDALEAGAGNDVVIGLAGGDTILGGDGDDLLDGGDGDDLLDGGASSDILYGGRGADTLLGSSGHDELHGGWGGDTYLYRAGDGITIVDDEHRALPWSGGGEAGPARWYEGERGYADEGDYSDTAIDEAPNILQLGPGIRAQDLRHSEQDGDLLIEFANSPADRLILRGYEPGRATRTRSIDIIRFDDGSEIVAETIEASGRTEAAHDDGGALSGTPFADTLIGGAGDDWLEGGGGSDRLLGGAGSDTYLIHQDWHSAPLQTSLFESWREQDFNRIVLTGNVSADALHLAFDGGELLLRLNEAADAIRFAGFDPRAPGMQAPVAEVSLPGEDTTFSFDELLQRGIRIIGTAADDVLEGTRVADWFEGREADDAMHGGAGGDLYLIDADAGLDTITDSEDGDAPNVLVLPDGTTLDDLRLSCDDEGFLIVDLIASGNRIRLSGFDRENPLGPRAIERFRFGVDGDEITYGQLLGRGFDLVGSDESEVLTGTALADRIRGRDGNDLIEATPGGDWLAGEAGNDTYVIGLGDGTVTIDDVSDEAAGNVLRFGPGISADALRNRLRFEPDGDGGHALCIAYGEGDDVLRLGNFDPQDALGRHAVESVEFTDGTAVDYATLVSWMFVVEGDSAANALTGTNVGDRLYGYDGDDLLEAGAGDDVLTAGAGNDLLRGGRGRDAYVLNPGDGEDTIEDTADAGIGNVLSFGAGIRREDLRVEIEGDDLLVRYGSAGDVVRVTGYAPQGAGAGTVVDTFEFEDRTTLTLREFMNRAPTLTQSIDDHTVYAGAPFELVLPAGLFSDPEGDAVLLRVGVTNHDNLPHWLQYDAATRTLYGTPQNDDAGEFDIVIQGTDGLGASNHHGFHVSVRPDAPDPDRTPLAATDNATVIEDRKLFALGNVLTNDSDPEARMLQVADPGVRLGEYGLLALLPNGGFAYVLNNLLPAVQGLGTGEALVERFGYTASNGSARSASELIVTVNGTNDVPRLGHALPDVQLARGKAFAWQLPANTFGDRDRNDTLSYSATLANGKPLPAWLAFDPGTQSFSGKVPGTQAAGIDVRVTASDGNGPGSSASDVFRISVGSKTVVPSATASNSSATAYAEAAAAAQNLANPNAMPSRPNLPEQRATPVRDDDLLDRFLQGFARHEPPANGAKADGGSFTPWQDFLRAETFASTASSEQNFARCWSELTEALSRLDAQRLAATAWSSPSLGADIGALAGWLSGSNRSAYGGVNEVSLLAAGAQLRQFTGLREGVRQLAG; encoded by the coding sequence GTGCTGACCCGTACCGGCTGGGTCGGTCGCGATGATGCCCTCCTCGTTCGCGATCGAAGCGCAAATGGCGGCATCGACACCGGCGCCGAGCTGTTCGGTGATTTCACACCGTTATCCGATGGCACACTCGCTGCAAATGGATTTGCGGCGCTGGCTGCACTCGACACCGGCGGCGACGGCAAGATCGACGCGAACGATCCCGCCTTCGCGGAACTGAGACTCTGGCAAGACGCCAACCAGGACGGATCGACCGATGCGGGTGAACTGATTGCGCTGGCCGACGCAGGGATCGCCAGCCTGGATCTGGCCCACACGCTCAGGAACCAGGATCTCGCCAATGGCAATCAGCTCGCGCGCGAAGGCAGCTTCACACGCAGCGACGGCACTACCGCCCCCATGGGGGAATTCGGGCTGGCCACCGACACTTTCTCTACCCGGTTCGCCGTCGATATCGAGGTCCCCGAAGCCCTGAGGAGCCTGCCCAACATGGGCGGGGCAGGCAATGTGCGCGAGCTGCAGCAGGCCGCCGCCACATCGGCAAGCCTGCTCGACGTTCTCGGCGAGTTCCAGTCCGCCACCACGCGGGTCGAACAGAAGGCTCTGCTCGACGAGTTGCTGACTGTCTGGGCCAACACCTCCGGCATGGCGAGAAACCTCGAAGAGCGCGCAGCCGGCAAATACCGCATCCAGTACGAAGCATTCGGCGACGACCGCCGTTCCGCCAACGTGACCATGGCGTCATCCGTCATCACGGGGCCTGACCGCGTTACCAGCAGCGCGAGTTTTCTCAGCGATGCCGACGATCCGCAACTCAGCGAGGCTTATCGCAACGCGATCGCCGAGTGGAACCGCAAGCTCCACGTACTCGAAGCCTTCAACGGACAGTACTTCTTCAACCTGCCCACACAGAAGAGCCAGACCAGCGGTGCGAACTGGGGACTTTCCATTTCGTCTGCGACAACAGCCAGCAGCAACAACGGTGGTGCGGCCACGTTTCTCTCCCTGCCGATCCTGCGCGTGAACCTTGCCGAGCCTCAACTCGATCTGCTGCAACAGGCCTACGACGTCCTGAAGGAGAACGTCTATGCCAGCCTGGCGATGCAAACCCGGCTGAAGCCGTATCTGGACCAGATCGCGGTGGTGATCGACGATGCCGGCGTCCGGCTCGACGCCACCCTTCTCAACCAGGCGCTCACTGCCCGGAAACTCGCCGACCCGCAGAGTTACCTCTCCGACGTGCTCGATCTGGATCGGTACGCCAGCGGTTTTCTCTCCGGCAGCAACTGGCGCGGGCTGGCCGACTTCGACAGCGTGCTGGAATCACTACCCGACAGTCCCGATACCCGTGCGTTGCTGGCCGAGTTCGGACTGAGGCGCCTCGGTTCCAGCGACGATATCGCCGTGCTGCCCGACAGCGCCGATCTGCTGCTTGCCGGCGACGGCAACGACTCGCTCTACGGCCTCAACGGCAACGACCGCCTGTTCGGCGAGGGTGGAGACGATCGCAGCTACGGCGGTTACGGCAACGATCTGCTCTCTGGCGGTGCAGGCGACGACCAGCTCCACGGTGAGGCAGGAGCCGACCTGTATGTCTTCGGACGCGGCTTTGGCCACGACGTCATCCACGATACGGCCGAGAACGGGGTCCGGCGCGACCGTGTGCATTTCACCGGACTCGCTCCCGCCGACGTCGGCCTGAGCCTCGATCCACGTGACGCGCTGATATTCACCGTGCTCGATACCGGGGAGTCGCTCTCGATACCACGGCAGGGGTACGCAGGCAGACACAACGGCGTCGGACAATACGTGTTCGACGACGGCACCACCTGGAGCCACGACGACGCGCTGCGCGCGACCGTAGCAGCCAGCAGCGACGGCAACGACGTGATCCACGGCTCGCCCGCGCCGGAGCCGATCGTGGGCCTCGCAGGTAACGATGTACTGATCGGCAATGCCGGCGACGACGTGATCGATGGCAGCAGCGGCAACGACCTGCTGATCGGTTCGAGCGGCTGGCATCGGGTTCTGGAGGACGGTGTCTACCGGCAGATACGCAGCACCACGCCCACCATCGATGCCAACGGTAACGACAGCTATCTGTTCGGCCGCGGCGACGGCCTCGACACGGTACTCGACGGGGACTCCACACCCGGCAACGTCGACACGCTGCACTTCCGGGACGCTGTGGCACCCGCCGACGTGAAGCTCAGCCGCCAGGGCGAGGACCTGATCCTTGCGATCCGGGATACGGACGACCGGGTGACGCTCCGACAATATTTCCACACTGGCCCGCGTGTCGATGAGACCCCGTGGCTGATCGAACACATCACATTCGCAGACGGCACGCGGTGGACACTCGACGACGTGCAGGCGGTGCTGTTCGCCGGCAGCGAAGACGCAGAGACCATCGTCGGCTCACGCCAGTCCGACACGCTCAGCGGTCTGGGCGGCGACGACACGCTGCTGGGCGAAGCGGGCGACGATGGGCTGCAAGGCGGCGCCGGCGATGACCGCCTGTTCGGCGGTGCCGCTCACGACATCCTCGACGGCGGGGCCGGCAACGACGTGCTGTACGGCGGCGCCGATCTCACCCCGAGCGGCGTGATCCGTGAAAACGACGGCAGCGGCGATGCGTACCGCTTCGGACGCGGGGACGGTCACGACATCGTCATCGACGATTCGTGGCTGGAGGCAGAAGGCGACCGTATCGAACTGAAATCCGGTCTGACCGCGGACGATGTGCGCCTGGAGCGGGTAGTCAACCGCAACGGCTGGCGAACCACCGACGACCTGAAGTTCACGATCCGCGACACCGGTGAGACGCTCCTCGTGCGCAAACACTTCGATGCGGGCAATCGCTACGCGATCGAGGAAATCACCTTTTCCGACGGCACGCTGTGGGACGCTGAAGCGATCCGCTCGCGCGTGTTGCTGGGCGATGCCGGCAACGACGTGCTGTCTGGATTCAACGACCGGGACGACGTGCTGGCAGGTGCTGGCGGCGACGACGTGCTCGCGGGAGGCTCAGGCTCGGATACCTACCTGTCCGGATTCGGCGATGGCAACGATGTGATCGATGAGGGCGACACCACCGGCGAGGACGCGGTCGAACTCGAGAGCGGCGTCGCCCCGAACGATGTCACCATACGCTGGACGCTGCTCGGCGACATGCGCATCACGCTCGCCGATGGCAGTGGGCTTGGCGTGCGCAGGCAGAGCGATGACGGGTCAGGCCGGATCGGCATCGAACAACTGCGCTTTGCCGACGGCACGCGCTGGAGCCGTGATGAGCTCGCGCAGCGTGCGATTGCCGCTACGGCGGGCGACGATTTCATCGTGGGCGGTCGCGGCGACGACATCCTGGACGGTGGCAGCGGCAATGACCGCTTCCAGGATCGCGGTGGCTACGACAGCTACCTTTTCGGCCTCGGCGACGGCCACGACGTGATCGCGGACCACGGCGGACGCATCGTCTTCAAGACCGGCATCGGACCGAACGATGCGGGCTTCAGCCACGACGGTAACGATCTGATCGTCACCGTAGCCACATCGGGCGATTCGCTTCGTATCGCGGACTGGCTCGGCGATCGGGAGCGCCTCGACTCCTTCGAATTCGCCAACGGCGCGCGGCTGGACAGCGACGACGTGCTGGGCACGCTGCATGTCGATGAAGACACGGAGATCCTCTACGGCTCTCCCGGCGCGGACACTCTGACCGGCTCGGACAAGCACAGCACCATCCACGGTCGCGAGGGCGACGACATCCTGACCGGTGGCGCAGGAAGCGACCATCTGTACGGCGACGAGAGTGACGACACCCTCGAAGGCGGACCCGATCGCGACGAACTCTTCGGCGGCAGCGGCAACAACACATACATTCTGGAACGCGGTTCGGCGCTCGACTGGGCCTTCGGCGAATCCCTCGATGTGGCCGGGGACACGGTCGTGTTCGCTGCAGGGATCCGCCCGGAGGACGTGTCGGTGCAGCTTGGCGATGCCGGCGGGTGGTGGGATCCCCAGCCCGGTGACGTGGGGTATGACAGTCTGGTCATCGGCTTCGGCGGCAACGACGCACTGATCGTGGGCACCCGGAATGGAGACGATCTCGCACGTGGAGCGATCCAGCAGTTTCGCTTCGACGACGGCACCACCTGGACACTATCGGACCTGATCGCACGCGCAGACGACGGCAAGATGGGTTGGCAACAGCGCGAGCAGGACGACCCGCTCACGATCCTGGGCAGCCAGGCCGATGATTCCATCAGCGACTACAGCGGCCAGTCGGTCAGCGTGCAGGCCCGCGGCAACGACGATTACATCACCCTGGCCGGCGGCGACAGCCGGGTTGCCGCAGGCACGGGCAACGATTACATCGGCACTGGCGCTGGCGACGACCTGATCGCGGGTGAAGTCGGCGACGATGAAATCATGGCCGGCGACGGTGACGACGTGATCGGCTTCAACCACGGTGATGGTCATGACCGGCTCGGCGCCGGTGACGGCACGGACACACTCTCGCTCGGAGCCACCATCACACCGGCCATGCTCGGGGCTGCATCGGGGCGAGACGGATCCACCGTACTCCCCATCGACGGTGGTGCGGGCGGGACGATCACCCTGCTCGACTGCACGGCAGATGATCCTGCCGGTGGTCTGGAACGCATCCAGTTCATTGATGGCCAGGGCAGCACCCGCATCTTCGACCTCGTCGGCTGGTTGCGCGCCAACGCGGCGGCACTCGCGACCGCCACGGCCGAATCACCGCTGGCATTCGACGGAACCGGCTTCGAACTCAGCGGCAGGACGATGCCCGCAGGCGGACTGGAAGTCGTCGCTTACGCGCAGACTGGCGATCTGTTCGCAACCGCACACCCCGCGGACAACAGCGCAAGCGACGGCAACGACGCGCTCTACGGTACGCCCGGGGACGATGCCCTCGAGGCCGGTGCCGGCAACGATGTCGTGATCGGCCTCGCGGGTGGCGACACGATCCTCGGCGGGGACGGCGACGACCTGCTCGATGGTGGCGACGGCGACGATCTGCTCGACGGCGGTGCGAGCAGCGACATCCTGTACGGCGGCCGCGGTGCCGACACGCTGCTCGGCAGCAGCGGTCATGACGAACTCCACGGCGGCTGGGGTGGAGACACCTACCTGTATCGCGCCGGTGACGGCATCACGATCGTCGACGACGAACATCGTGCACTCCCATGGAGCGGTGGCGGCGAAGCCGGTCCGGCACGCTGGTACGAGGGCGAACGCGGATACGCCGACGAAGGGGACTACAGCGATACGGCGATCGATGAGGCGCCGAACATCCTGCAGCTTGGTCCCGGCATCCGGGCGCAGGACCTGCGCCATTCGGAGCAGGACGGCGATCTGCTGATCGAATTTGCCAACAGCCCCGCCGACAGGCTGATTCTGCGTGGCTACGAACCTGGTCGCGCCACGCGGACGCGCTCGATCGACATCATCCGCTTTGACGACGGCAGCGAAATCGTGGCGGAGACGATCGAGGCCAGCGGTCGCACCGAAGCGGCCCACGACGACGGCGGGGCGCTCAGCGGCACACCGTTCGCCGACACGCTGATCGGCGGTGCCGGCGACGACTGGCTCGAAGGCGGTGGCGGTTCGGATCGTCTGCTCGGTGGCGCAGGCTCGGATACTTACCTGATCCACCAGGACTGGCATTCCGCACCCCTGCAGACCAGCCTCTTCGAGAGCTGGCGCGAACAGGATTTCAACCGCATCGTGCTGACCGGCAATGTCAGCGCCGACGCACTGCATCTGGCCTTCGATGGCGGCGAACTGCTGTTGCGCCTGAACGAAGCAGCCGACGCCATCCGCTTTGCCGGCTTCGACCCGCGCGCACCCGGCATGCAGGCGCCGGTAGCCGAGGTCAGCCTGCCGGGGGAAGACACCACGTTCTCGTTCGACGAGCTGCTGCAGCGCGGGATCCGCATCATCGGCACCGCTGCCGACGATGTGCTCGAAGGCACCCGCGTTGCCGACTGGTTCGAAGGCCGCGAAGCCGACGATGCCATGCACGGTGGCGCAGGCGGCGATCTCTACCTGATCGACGCCGACGCTGGCCTGGACACGATCACCGACAGCGAGGACGGTGACGCACCCAACGTGCTGGTGCTCCCGGATGGCACGACGCTCGACGATCTGCGCCTGTCCTGCGACGACGAAGGTTTCCTGATCGTCGATCTGATCGCCAGCGGCAACCGGATACGCCTGTCGGGCTTCGACCGCGAAAACCCGCTGGGTCCACGTGCGATCGAACGTTTCCGCTTCGGCGTCGACGGCGACGAAATCACGTACGGGCAACTGCTCGGGCGCGGATTCGACCTCGTCGGCAGCGACGAGAGCGAGGTGCTCACGGGGACTGCACTTGCAGACCGCATCCGCGGCCGCGACGGCAACGACCTGATCGAAGCGACGCCCGGTGGTGACTGGCTCGCCGGAGAGGCCGGCAACGACACCTATGTGATCGGCCTCGGCGACGGTACGGTGACGATCGACGATGTCAGCGACGAAGCAGCCGGAAACGTGCTGCGCTTCGGTCCCGGAATTTCTGCGGACGCGCTGCGCAACCGCTTGCGCTTCGAGCCCGATGGAGACGGCGGCCATGCGCTCTGCATCGCCTACGGCGAAGGCGACGACGTGCTGCGCCTCGGCAACTTCGACCCGCAGGATGCATTGGGCCGGCACGCCGTCGAATCCGTCGAATTCACCGACGGCACCGCGGTGGACTACGCAACGCTGGTGTCGTGGATGTTCGTGGTCGAAGGCGACAGTGCAGCCAATGCACTGACGGGAACGAACGTCGGTGATCGGCTGTACGGCTACGACGGCGACGACCTGCTCGAGGCCGGCGCAGGTGACGATGTACTGACCGCAGGCGCAGGCAACGACCTGCTGCGCGGCGGTCGAGGCCGCGATGCCTACGTGCTCAACCCGGGGGATGGCGAAGACACGATCGAGGACACGGCAGACGCCGGCATCGGCAACGTGCTGAGTTTCGGTGCGGGAATTCGCCGCGAGGATCTGCGTGTCGAAATCGAGGGCGACGACCTGCTCGTGCGCTACGGCAGTGCGGGCGACGTGGTGCGAGTCACTGGCTACGCACCGCAGGGAGCCGGCGCCGGCACCGTGGTCGATACCTTCGAGTTCGAGGACCGCACGACGCTCACGCTGCGCGAGTTCATGAATCGCGCACCGACACTCACGCAGTCGATCGACGATCACACGGTGTACGCTGGAGCACCCTTTGAGCTGGTACTTCCTGCAGGACTGTTCAGCGATCCGGAGGGCGACGCCGTGTTGCTGCGCGTGGGTGTGACGAATCACGACAACCTGCCGCACTGGCTGCAGTACGACGCAGCCACGCGCACGCTGTACGGCACGCCGCAGAACGACGACGCGGGCGAATTCGACATCGTGATCCAGGGCACCGACGGCCTCGGCGCTTCGAACCATCATGGCTTTCACGTCAGCGTGCGACCCGATGCGCCAGACCCCGACCGGACACCGCTCGCGGCAACGGACAACGCAACGGTCATCGAGGACCGCAAGCTGTTTGCACTCGGCAACGTGCTGACCAACGACAGCGACCCCGAAGCTCGCATGCTCCAGGTGGCAGACCCGGGCGTGCGCCTCGGCGAATACGGCTTGCTGGCGCTGCTGCCAAACGGCGGCTTCGCCTACGTGCTGAACAATCTGCTGCCTGCGGTGCAGGGTCTCGGGACCGGCGAAGCGCTCGTCGAGCGTTTCGGCTACACGGCCTCCAATGGAAGCGCGCGCAGCGCAAGCGAGCTGATCGTGACCGTGAACGGAACCAATGACGTGCCGCGGCTCGGCCACGCGCTGCCCGACGTCCAGCTCGCCAGGGGAAAGGCATTTGCATGGCAGCTTCCGGCCAACACATTCGGCGACCGTGACCGAAACGACACGCTGAGCTACAGCGCCACGCTGGCGAACGGCAAGCCCCTGCCCGCCTGGCTCGCCTTCGACCCGGGCACGCAAAGCTTCAGCGGCAAGGTGCCGGGTACGCAGGCTGCCGGCATCGACGTGCGCGTGACGGCGAGCGACGGCAACGGTCCAGGCTCGAGCGCCTCGGACGTGTTCCGGATCAGCGTCGGCAGCAAGACCGTCGTGCCGTCGGCGACAGCGAGCAACTCGTCGGCTACGGCTTATGCAGAGGCTGCTGCAGCAGCACAGAACCTCGCAAATCCGAACGCGATGCCGAGCAGGCCGAATCTGCCGGAACAGCGAGCGACACCCGTGCGCGACGACGATCTGCTCGATCGATTCCTGCAAGGCTTCGCCAGGCATGAACCGCCCGCAAATGGTGCCAAAGCAGATGGCGGCAGCTTCACGCCGTGGCAGGATTTTCTGCGCGCAGAGACTTTTGCGAGTACTGCAAGCAGCGAGCAGAACTTCGCCCGCTGCTGGTCGGAACTGACAGAAGCACTGAGCCGACTCGATGCGCAACGCCTGGCGGCCACAGCCTGGAGCAGCCCGAGCCTGGGTGCAGACATCGGCGCTCTTGCAGGCTGGCTGTCTGGCTCGAACCGAAGCGCGTACGGTGGCGTGAATGAGGTATCGCTGCTCGCTGCCGGCGCACAGCTCAGACAATTCACCGGGTTGCGCGAAGGTGTCAGGCAGCTCGCGGGTTGA
- a CDS encoding peptidase domain-containing ABC transporter — MDTRAALWLLASLAGFHRQPFDAELAIKRFPPPIDLPTLVEALATLGLDAGLAAWPDADLRELPLPAVALLSAPDRNAADAGETAPPDAPAFTPALIVQHDDDTIAWVLPGQSTPETVPLAAAQAATLPLLLLVARSAPPIAESTNGEPGPPSQKRPFGFSWFIPELLRHSTIWRDVLLASLAINLVGLGTPLFTQVIIDKVIAHHTESTLIVLGIALLVFMVFSSVMSWLRQYLVLHTGSRIDAVLGDKVLRHLLLLPLPYFENRATGTLVARMHGVDQLREFISGAAVSLLLDLPFLIIFLAVMFAYSWQLTLIAIATLSLIVVASLVMVPVFRTRLDTQFLLGARNQAFLTEYLAGMATVKSLQLEPDLGKRYGVYLAQYLSASFATRQVGNTYNVVATGLEQLMTLAILIAGAWYVMQTGGLTVGMLVAFQMFASRMSQPLLRLVGLWQEFQQARVSLARLGDILDTPQEPFTLTPRRSPGASGRIVIRSLGFRYSDQQPWLYRGLSLAIPTGKLTVLMGPSGCGKSTLAKLIQGFYWPQEGQITLDGRDIRQLAANELRATFGVVPQETVLFSGTVYDNLVMAQPHAHFEDVIAACKAAEIHEAIEKLPNGYQTEIGERGTGLSGGQRQRIAIARALLKRPRVLIFDEAVSNLDQQTTEHLAQTINRLKGKVTMLFITHQVPKGLQVDEVVNMGSHPMQMSLVKEET; from the coding sequence ATGGACACCCGCGCGGCGCTGTGGCTGCTGGCAAGCCTCGCCGGGTTCCACCGCCAGCCGTTCGACGCCGAACTGGCCATCAAGCGTTTCCCGCCGCCCATCGACCTGCCCACGCTGGTCGAAGCACTGGCCACACTCGGTCTCGACGCCGGTCTGGCAGCCTGGCCCGATGCGGACTTGCGCGAGCTGCCGCTGCCTGCCGTAGCACTGCTGAGCGCACCTGATCGGAACGCAGCGGATGCTGGCGAGACCGCGCCCCCCGACGCTCCGGCCTTCACGCCGGCACTGATCGTCCAGCACGACGACGACACCATCGCGTGGGTGCTGCCCGGCCAATCGACGCCGGAAACCGTGCCACTCGCCGCAGCGCAAGCCGCAACACTGCCGCTCCTGTTGCTGGTGGCACGATCCGCGCCGCCCATCGCGGAATCCACCAACGGCGAGCCCGGCCCTCCTTCGCAAAAAAGGCCGTTCGGCTTCTCGTGGTTCATCCCCGAACTGCTGCGTCATTCGACGATCTGGCGTGACGTGCTGCTCGCGAGTCTCGCCATCAACCTCGTCGGACTGGGCACGCCCCTGTTTACCCAGGTCATCATCGACAAGGTGATCGCGCACCACACCGAAAGCACGCTGATCGTGCTGGGCATTGCACTGCTGGTGTTCATGGTCTTCAGCAGTGTCATGAGCTGGCTGCGGCAGTACCTGGTGCTGCATACGGGCAGTCGCATCGACGCCGTGCTCGGCGACAAGGTGTTGCGCCATCTGTTGCTCCTGCCATTGCCCTACTTCGAGAACCGCGCCACCGGCACCCTGGTCGCACGCATGCACGGGGTGGATCAGTTGCGCGAATTCATCTCCGGCGCAGCAGTAAGCCTGCTGCTCGACCTGCCCTTCCTGATCATCTTCCTCGCGGTCATGTTCGCCTACAGCTGGCAGCTCACGCTGATCGCCATCGCCACCCTGTCGCTGATTGTCGTCGCCAGCCTCGTCATGGTGCCGGTCTTTCGCACCCGGCTCGACACGCAATTCCTGCTCGGCGCCCGCAATCAGGCCTTTCTCACGGAATACCTCGCCGGCATGGCCACCGTGAAGTCCCTGCAGCTCGAACCGGACCTCGGCAAGCGCTACGGCGTCTATCTCGCCCAATACCTGTCGGCCAGCTTTGCCACCCGGCAGGTCGGCAACACCTACAACGTGGTCGCCACCGGCCTGGAACAACTGATGACACTCGCCATCCTGATCGCTGGCGCCTGGTACGTGATGCAGACGGGTGGACTCACGGTGGGGATGCTGGTCGCCTTCCAGATGTTCGCCAGCCGGATGAGCCAGCCGCTGCTGCGACTCGTCGGGCTGTGGCAGGAATTCCAGCAGGCCAGGGTTTCGCTGGCGCGCCTTGGCGACATCCTCGACACGCCACAGGAGCCGTTCACGCTCACACCACGGCGTTCGCCCGGCGCGAGCGGCAGAATCGTCATCAGAAGCCTGGGATTCCGCTACTCGGATCAGCAACCGTGGCTCTACCGCGGCCTGAGCCTTGCGATTCCCACCGGAAAGCTGACCGTGCTGATGGGCCCGTCCGGCTGCGGCAAGAGCACCCTGGCCAAACTGATCCAAGGATTCTACTGGCCACAGGAAGGACAGATCACCCTCGACGGTCGCGACATCCGTCAGCTCGCCGCGAACGAACTGCGCGCCACCTTCGGCGTTGTGCCACAGGAAACGGTGCTGTTTTCCGGCACGGTGTACGACAACCTCGTGATGGCACAGCCACACGCGCACTTCGAAGACGTGATCGCTGCATGCAAGGCGGCGGAGATCCACGAGGCGATCGAGAAACTGCCGAACGGATACCAGACCGAAATCGGCGAACGTGGTACAGGACTTTCCGGTGGCCAGCGTCAGCGCATCGCCATCGCCCGTGCGCTGCTCAAGCGTCCCAGGGTGCTGATCTTCGACGAGGCGGTATCGAACCTCGACCAACAGACCACCGAGCACCTCGCCCAGACGATCAACCGGCTGAAGGGCAAGGTGACGATGCTGTTCATCACGCACCAGGTCCCGAAGGGCCTGCAGGTGGATGAGGTGGTGAATATGGGAAGTCATCCGATGCAGATGAGTCTGGTGAAGGAGGAAACATGA